The following are from one region of the Pseudodesulfovibrio piezophilus C1TLV30 genome:
- the ald gene encoding alanine dehydrogenase, producing MIIGIPKEIKTLENRVAMTPAAVESLIRQGNDVLVEAGAGVGSGLADEEYTAAGAKMVSAQDAWGAEMVIKVKEPLESEFKYLREGLLLFTYLHLAAAEGLTKALLESGTTGIAYETIQSPDRTLPLLTPMSEVAGRMATQVGAHYLEKTQGGRGILLGGVPGVMPAEVLVLGGGVVGTNAARMAMGMGARVTILDLSHQRLQYLDDVFQGRITTMMSTEPNIRQMVQKADLVIGGVLLPGAKAPKLITRDMLSLMKEGSVIVDVAVDQGGCIETTKATTHDNPTYVIDGVVHYGVANMPGAVPRTSTFALVNQTTPYAMRLAAKGVAALKDDPGLALGLNTYQGTLTCPAVGEALGIDAVKPEDVI from the coding sequence ATGATCATAGGTATCCCGAAGGAAATCAAAACGTTGGAAAATCGCGTCGCCATGACGCCTGCGGCTGTCGAATCCTTGATTCGTCAGGGCAATGATGTGCTGGTTGAAGCCGGTGCCGGAGTCGGCAGTGGGTTGGCCGATGAGGAATACACCGCTGCCGGTGCCAAAATGGTTTCCGCTCAGGATGCCTGGGGCGCTGAAATGGTCATCAAGGTCAAAGAACCGCTGGAGTCCGAGTTCAAGTACTTGCGTGAAGGGTTGCTCCTTTTTACCTATCTGCATTTGGCTGCTGCAGAAGGGCTGACCAAGGCGCTCTTGGAATCCGGTACGACCGGTATAGCCTATGAAACCATTCAATCTCCTGACAGAACCCTGCCATTGCTGACCCCCATGTCTGAAGTCGCCGGTCGTATGGCCACTCAGGTTGGTGCGCATTATCTGGAGAAAACCCAGGGCGGTCGCGGTATCCTGTTGGGTGGCGTTCCCGGTGTCATGCCTGCCGAGGTTCTGGTTTTGGGCGGTGGTGTCGTTGGGACCAACGCGGCACGCATGGCCATGGGTATGGGCGCTCGCGTGACCATTCTTGATCTTTCCCACCAGCGTTTGCAGTATCTGGATGATGTTTTTCAGGGCCGCATCACCACCATGATGTCAACTGAGCCGAATATTCGTCAGATGGTTCAAAAGGCTGATCTTGTCATCGGTGGCGTGCTTCTGCCTGGAGCCAAGGCTCCCAAGTTGATCACGCGCGATATGCTGTCGCTGATGAAGGAAGGTTCTGTCATCGTGGACGTCGCCGTGGATCAGGGCGGTTGCATCGAGACCACCAAGGCAACAACCCATGACAACCCGACCTATGTCATTGATGGCGTAGTCCACTACGGCGTGGCAAACATGCCCGGCGCGGTTCCCCGTACCTCGACCTTTGCCCTCGTCAATCAGACGACCCCGTACGCCATGCGTTTGGCAGCTAAGGGTGTCGCGGCATTGAAGGACGATCCGGGTCTGGCCCTTGGCCTGAATACCTACCAGGGGACGTTGACCTGCCCCGCAGTTGGTGAGGCGCTTGGCATTGATGCCGTGAAGCCCGAAGATGTGATCTAA
- the htpG gene encoding molecular chaperone HtpG, which yields MGKKTTHKFKAEVSQLLDILVHSLYTNKEIFLRELISNASDALEKVRFKSTADGVEDEIAPEIRISSDKDAGTITITDTGVGMTRDELMRNIGTIAHSGTAELTRMAQEGADSLDALIGRFGVGFYSVYMVASEVTVTTRSIEPDAVPISWVSDGRTDYKLQELDPESVENLPRGTRIEVKLNEDMVSQFANDAALKNIVNKHSNFINFPIFVGEEQVNTVTALWREPKFQITEEQYAEFYKFLTFDSDEPFDTLHTSVDAPVQFNALMFTPKSGDDPFGMGRENRGLDLYVRRVLIEKQNKDLLPEYLGFVKGVVDTEDLPLNISRETLQDNLLIRKISSTLVKQVLGNLEKMAKDNEDRYVEFWQAHGNLFKAGYMDFLNKDKFGKLVRFNSSFNEDAKGLTSFADYIARAKEDQKEIYYAFGPSREALGLSPYLEVFRKKGIEVLYLYEPIDEFVMDSLRDYEGLTLVSAEHAEMETLDKFETLEKEEKPEGLSDDQKSTLDKLLVRIKDVLGDAVTEVKASQRLSSSPVCLANPDGNVTSSMDKIMRVVSKDTSIPKKVLEINPDHALVRNMLTIYERDANDPFIDQAANQLFESALLLEGYLTDPHALVGRVQELLTKSSGWYVETNDK from the coding sequence ATGGGCAAAAAAACCACCCACAAATTCAAGGCTGAAGTCAGCCAGCTTCTCGACATCCTGGTCCACTCGCTCTACACCAACAAAGAAATTTTTCTGCGCGAGCTGATTTCAAATGCATCTGATGCCCTGGAAAAGGTCCGTTTCAAATCCACGGCCGATGGTGTGGAAGATGAGATCGCGCCCGAGATACGGATTTCATCTGATAAGGATGCCGGAACAATCACCATTACGGATACCGGTGTTGGCATGACACGCGATGAGCTGATGCGTAATATTGGCACCATCGCCCATTCCGGAACGGCTGAACTGACCCGTATGGCCCAGGAAGGCGCGGATTCTCTCGATGCCCTCATTGGCCGCTTCGGCGTCGGCTTCTATTCCGTTTACATGGTCGCCAGTGAAGTGACTGTCACGACCCGTTCCATTGAGCCGGACGCTGTTCCTATCAGTTGGGTCTCGGATGGTCGGACCGACTACAAGCTTCAGGAATTGGACCCGGAATCCGTCGAGAACCTGCCGCGCGGAACTCGGATCGAAGTCAAGCTCAATGAAGACATGGTCTCGCAGTTTGCCAATGATGCTGCTCTCAAGAATATTGTCAACAAACATTCCAATTTTATCAATTTCCCCATTTTCGTCGGGGAGGAACAGGTCAACACGGTCACTGCTCTGTGGCGTGAACCCAAGTTCCAGATCACGGAGGAACAGTATGCCGAGTTCTACAAATTCCTGACCTTTGATTCGGACGAGCCGTTCGATACCCTGCATACTTCAGTTGATGCGCCGGTCCAGTTCAACGCGCTGATGTTCACTCCCAAATCCGGGGATGATCCGTTTGGCATGGGGCGGGAGAATCGTGGGCTTGATCTCTACGTGCGCCGTGTCCTCATCGAAAAGCAGAACAAGGACCTGCTCCCTGAATATCTGGGCTTTGTCAAAGGGGTGGTCGATACCGAAGACCTGCCCTTGAATATCTCACGCGAGACACTTCAGGATAACCTGCTGATTCGCAAGATCAGCTCCACATTGGTCAAGCAAGTGCTCGGCAACCTTGAAAAGATGGCCAAGGATAACGAAGATCGGTACGTCGAATTCTGGCAGGCCCATGGCAATCTGTTCAAGGCCGGATATATGGACTTCCTGAACAAGGACAAGTTCGGCAAACTGGTTCGTTTCAATTCTTCATTCAATGAGGATGCCAAGGGGCTGACATCCTTTGCCGACTATATTGCGCGCGCCAAGGAAGATCAGAAAGAGATTTATTATGCCTTTGGTCCCAGTCGTGAAGCTCTCGGCCTGTCTCCATATCTCGAAGTCTTCCGAAAGAAAGGGATCGAAGTCCTCTATCTTTACGAACCCATCGATGAGTTCGTCATGGACTCCCTGCGTGACTACGAAGGCCTGACTCTGGTCTCTGCCGAGCACGCTGAAATGGAGACTCTCGACAAGTTCGAGACCCTTGAAAAGGAAGAGAAACCCGAAGGTCTGTCCGATGACCAAAAGTCAACTCTCGACAAGTTGCTTGTCCGTATCAAGGACGTGCTGGGCGATGCCGTGACCGAAGTCAAAGCGTCGCAAAGACTTTCCAGTTCACCGGTCTGCCTCGCCAATCCTGATGGGAACGTGACCAGTTCCATGGACAAGATCATGCGTGTGGTTTCCAAGGATACCTCCATCCCCAAGAAGGTTCTTGAGATCAACCCTGATCATGCCTTGGTCCGGAACATGCTGACTATCTATGAACGAGATGCAAACGATCCCTTCATTGATCAGGCGGCCAATCAACTCTTCGAATCCGCGCTGCTGCTGGAAGGATATCTTACCGATCCCCACGCTCTTGTTGGTCGTGTCCAGGAGTTGCTGACCAAATCCAGCGGCTGGTACGTCGAGACAAACGATAAATAA
- a CDS encoding MauE/DoxX family redox-associated membrane protein: MLKVVSSKPLYIVLRVLLGGVFVYAGILKLADPAAFAQAIDGYGLVSWRMANLISRSLPVLEILSGIGLIFDVRGSLGMIVAQLLGFMGVLAYGIHMGLDVDCGCFGPSDPGAGAHGGLWGTLVRDMFMFAACLIIFWQRRVAGYFPRPLFRFNPFKTTE, encoded by the coding sequence ATGTTGAAAGTCGTTTCTTCCAAGCCTTTGTATATCGTGCTGAGGGTTCTTTTGGGTGGAGTATTCGTCTATGCCGGTATTCTCAAGCTCGCTGATCCAGCGGCTTTTGCACAGGCTATCGACGGATATGGGCTGGTCTCATGGCGGATGGCCAACCTTATCTCCAGAAGTCTGCCGGTACTGGAAATCCTTTCCGGGATCGGTCTGATTTTCGATGTACGAGGTTCTTTGGGGATGATTGTCGCACAGTTGTTGGGGTTCATGGGCGTCCTTGCCTACGGAATCCACATGGGATTGGACGTGGACTGCGGCTGCTTCGGTCCGTCAGACCCCGGTGCCGGGGCGCATGGCGGACTCTGGGGCACTCTCGTCCGGGACATGTTCATGTTTGCAGCATGTCTGATCATCTTTTGGCAGCGGCGTGTTGCAGGGTATTTTCCACGACCGCTCTTCAGATTCAATCCATTCAAAACCACGGAGTGA
- a CDS encoding rhodanese-like domain-containing protein — MKKLCLTILACAVLLGGCLGAEDKFAREVTKEAEAVKLAKETVRGGYELITVTELKALMDKNTDMTIIDTMPYEASYQKGHIPGALQFLFPIKPMETWDTNETAGKSQEDFLRMLGPDKDKLLVIYCGFVKCGRSDNGAAWAKKLGYTNVQRLPGGIFAWRGAEYPVESGS; from the coding sequence ATGAAAAAACTTTGTCTTACCATTCTCGCCTGTGCAGTGCTGCTGGGAGGCTGTCTCGGGGCCGAAGACAAATTTGCCCGCGAAGTGACCAAGGAAGCCGAAGCCGTCAAATTGGCCAAAGAAACCGTCCGCGGTGGATATGAGCTGATAACGGTCACGGAACTGAAGGCGCTGATGGACAAGAATACCGATATGACCATTATCGACACCATGCCATATGAAGCCAGCTATCAAAAAGGCCATATCCCCGGTGCACTGCAATTCCTTTTCCCCATCAAGCCCATGGAGACCTGGGACACCAACGAAACCGCAGGCAAGAGCCAAGAGGATTTTCTCCGTATGCTCGGCCCTGACAAGGATAAACTTCTCGTTATCTATTGTGGATTCGTCAAATGCGGCCGTTCTGACAACGGCGCAGCCTGGGCAAAGAAACTCGGCTACACCAATGTTCAACGCCTTCCCGGTGGCATTTTTGCCTGGAGAGGGGCTGAGTACCCCGTTGAATCAGGCAGTTAG
- a CDS encoding MerR family transcriptional regulator — translation MTSKKVLSVAEIARELELPESTVHYWKNRFAQHLPSVGRGRQKRFKPEAIEVFSTISRLLKEGHTARDVMDQLSQSYPLQADAMPQDSMVATVPMTGPALEPAMKMAAAIGLEIAKSVGEGIRSVLESGNQSADVTDVREGLEEAALRISAQVVETEALKTENQVLKEKLKIMEAEMIRLRKDRREMEKYLLDKIKSVAT, via the coding sequence ATGACGAGCAAAAAAGTGCTTTCCGTGGCCGAAATAGCACGTGAGCTGGAGTTGCCGGAGTCGACAGTCCACTATTGGAAGAACCGGTTTGCTCAACATCTGCCCAGCGTTGGCCGTGGACGGCAGAAACGGTTCAAACCCGAAGCCATCGAAGTTTTTTCCACCATTTCCCGTCTTCTCAAGGAAGGGCATACCGCCCGCGATGTCATGGACCAACTTTCTCAGTCCTATCCGCTTCAGGCCGATGCCATGCCCCAGGACAGCATGGTTGCCACCGTGCCGATGACCGGCCCCGCTCTGGAGCCTGCCATGAAGATGGCTGCTGCCATCGGGCTGGAAATAGCCAAGTCCGTTGGTGAGGGTATCCGTTCAGTGCTGGAAAGCGGGAATCAGTCCGCCGATGTCACGGATGTCCGGGAAGGATTGGAAGAGGCCGCCTTGCGTATCTCGGCTCAGGTGGTCGAGACAGAAGCCTTGAAAACAGAGAATCAAGTGCTCAAGGAAAAGCTCAAGATCATGGAGGCCGAGATGATCCGACTGCGCAAGGATCGACGGGAAATGGAGAAATACCTCCTTGACAAGATCAAATCCGTAGCTACTTAA
- a CDS encoding glycine zipper domain-containing protein — MKKFVPILLSLMLMSACQANRAQNSAMLGSLVGASAGALTFKNKISGAAIGAGAGMLAGYIIGNEMDKYDEQQVSQVLETTPSGRETIWVNPDTHTRYKATPKPPRREKNGRIVRDITLQGRMPNGKKETIHAHAYRSPNGTWHLIQ, encoded by the coding sequence ATGAAAAAATTTGTTCCGATTCTCCTGAGCCTCATGCTCATGAGCGCATGTCAGGCCAATAGAGCCCAAAACAGTGCCATGCTTGGCTCCCTGGTCGGCGCCTCGGCAGGAGCCTTGACATTCAAGAACAAAATTTCCGGTGCCGCCATCGGCGCTGGAGCCGGGATGCTCGCCGGATACATCATCGGCAATGAAATGGATAAATACGATGAGCAACAAGTCTCCCAGGTGCTGGAAACCACTCCATCAGGCCGGGAAACCATATGGGTCAACCCAGACACACACACCCGGTACAAGGCAACGCCCAAACCGCCCCGCCGGGAAAAGAACGGACGAATAGTCCGGGATATAACCCTGCAAGGTAGGATGCCGAACGGAAAGAAGGAGACAATCCACGCCCATGCATACCGAAGCCCCAATGGAACGTGGCATTTGATCCAATAA